A genomic window from Companilactobacillus alimentarius DSM 20249 includes:
- a CDS encoding BglG family transcription antiterminator has protein sequence MTKRFTQNETKLLKILINANSYQNINSLAEKMGFSKRSIYTFFRSISNKCLNLKIVPPRNVYHQGYFLIDESKIKIQEILGDKRINKIGKLTSTKRRTIDLLLLFLNDQVTTKKIIRLEDVSKNTILSDLNILRNELKEHAIYLESNQKGHQLVGRELNIRDFCRSKFEQNSKLLEIFWRQIQPSKIFSELLNLKSILHDWVKKIELDLEITYTDNMRLFFENYYSFVLYRMMNNKLLLSKEFISDKSEIEDMKNNVEFKLIRTFIIQFGRNLADDTDECLYLESLLLEGQRGTQSILSRGKVKNRIFNITGKIIKNFKNISGTIFKDETQLEHDLYGHLLATYYRVKYHHQYTDGDDQIKNEYPDIYTYTRISIYPFEKLNGEKLHENEISLIAIYFGAQIIKENGTKKSALIVCSSGIGTSRFLMAQLNNIFPSLKLIGPISENEYNSITKIKPDIVISTITLKKRNRDVITVNSILNESEINRLRKELAIHNIIFSKQSNNQLKSLLDVIADNAEINNISQLIIGLKEILTFDIDPKPKIERGYQPMLSELIDLSRIQFSDTANFSWEEAIKRAAAPLLINGDISDSYIDAMIGSVNKNGPYINIGSQVALAHARPEMGVKNLSMAVLKLNRPIDLVDSNHKIRLIFVLAAVDSTSHLKALSELANILGDRKKLKQLLDSKNKNEFLNVILRSEENETSSSM, from the coding sequence ATGACGAAACGTTTTACACAAAATGAAACGAAACTCCTAAAAATATTGATAAATGCCAATAGTTATCAAAATATTAATTCTTTAGCTGAGAAGATGGGATTCTCTAAAAGATCTATTTATACATTTTTTAGAAGTATAAGTAATAAATGCCTGAATTTAAAGATAGTTCCACCAAGGAATGTTTATCACCAAGGATATTTTTTAATTGATGAAAGTAAGATAAAAATACAAGAAATACTTGGTGATAAAAGAATAAATAAAATCGGAAAATTAACGTCAACCAAAAGAAGGACAATAGATTTATTATTGTTATTTTTGAATGATCAAGTAACAACAAAGAAAATAATTAGGTTGGAAGATGTTAGTAAAAACACAATTTTATCCGATTTAAATATTTTAAGAAATGAATTGAAAGAACATGCAATTTATCTGGAATCTAATCAAAAAGGTCATCAATTGGTGGGTAGAGAGCTAAATATAAGAGATTTTTGTAGGTCTAAATTTGAACAAAATTCAAAATTATTAGAAATTTTTTGGAGACAAATACAGCCGTCAAAAATATTTTCAGAACTCCTTAACTTGAAATCTATATTGCATGATTGGGTAAAGAAAATAGAATTGGATTTAGAAATTACTTATACAGATAATATGAGATTATTTTTTGAAAATTATTATTCTTTTGTTCTTTATAGAATGATGAATAATAAATTACTTTTATCTAAGGAATTTATAAGCGATAAATCTGAAATAGAAGATATGAAGAATAATGTGGAGTTTAAGCTTATTCGTACCTTTATAATTCAATTTGGTCGAAATTTAGCTGACGATACTGACGAATGTTTGTATCTTGAAAGTTTATTATTGGAGGGTCAAAGGGGTACGCAAAGTATTCTTTCCAGAGGGAAAGTCAAAAATAGAATTTTTAATATTACTGGAAAAATCATCAAAAATTTCAAAAATATTTCTGGGACGATTTTTAAAGATGAAACTCAACTAGAGCATGATCTGTATGGACATTTATTGGCTACTTATTATCGGGTTAAATATCATCATCAATATACTGATGGAGATGATCAAATAAAGAATGAATATCCAGATATTTACACTTATACCAGAATTTCAATTTATCCTTTTGAAAAATTGAATGGTGAAAAATTGCATGAGAATGAGATATCTCTAATAGCAATATATTTTGGAGCTCAAATAATTAAAGAAAACGGAACTAAGAAGAGTGCTTTAATTGTTTGTTCAAGTGGGATTGGAACATCGAGATTCTTAATGGCACAACTTAATAATATCTTTCCAAGTTTAAAATTGATTGGTCCAATTTCTGAAAATGAATATAATTCTATAACAAAAATAAAACCCGATATTGTCATTTCAACTATTACTTTGAAGAAACGTAATCGTGATGTTATTACGGTAAATTCAATATTAAATGAATCAGAAATTAATAGGTTAAGAAAAGAACTTGCTATACACAACATTATTTTTTCAAAGCAATCTAATAATCAATTAAAGTCATTACTAGATGTGATAGCTGATAATGCAGAAATAAATAATATTAGTCAATTAATTATTGGATTAAAGGAAATCCTTACATTTGATATTGATCCAAAACCAAAAATTGAAAGGGGGTATCAGCCAATGTTAAGTGAACTTATAGATTTGAGCAGGATTCAATTTTCTGATACAGCAAATTTTTCATGGGAAGAAGCAATTAAAAGGGCAGCTGCTCCATTATTAATTAATGGTGATATATCCGATAGCTATATAGATGCGATGATTGGCAGTGTTAATAAGAATGGTCCTTATATAAATATAGGGAGTCAGGTGGCCTTAGCTCATGCTCGTCCTGAGATGGGTGTTAAGAATTTAAGTATGGCAGTTTTGAAATTAAATAGACCAATTGATTTAGTGGATTCAAATCATAAGATTCGATTAATTTTTGTTTTAGCTGCTGTTGATTCAACCTCACATTTAAAGGCTTTGTCGGAGCTAGCCAATATTTTAGGAGATAGAAAGAAATTAAAACAGTTATTAGATTCCAAGAATAAAAATGAATTTTTAAATGTAATTTTAAGGAGTGAAGAAAATGAAACTAGCAGCAGTATGTAG
- a CDS encoding aldo/keto reductase → MKQRYIGETNWQASAIALGIMRMNSLSPKQAAEAIDTAYDNGINFIDSADIYGDGDSEKIFGQALKQSGVQRDNLYIQSKGGIVSGKRYDFSKQHLIDAVDGSLERMGVDYLDSFLVHRPDPLMEPEEVAQAFDELQTAGKVRHFGVSNFNPQQYLLLQEAVNQRLIINQLQFSIMHSGMIDFGLHTNMTDARSINHDGGLLEFSRRMGVTVQAWSPFQYGNFAGTFINSDKFPDLNKKLQELADKYGASKNAIAAAWILRHPADIQVIIGTMNPEHIADSAKGGDINLTKQEWYDIYFAAGNDLP, encoded by the coding sequence ATGAAACAACGTTACATTGGTGAAACTAATTGGCAAGCTTCTGCAATTGCCCTAGGTATCATGCGTATGAACAGTTTAAGTCCAAAACAAGCCGCTGAAGCTATCGACACGGCTTACGATAATGGGATCAATTTCATTGATTCAGCCGATATCTACGGTGATGGCGATTCTGAAAAAATCTTCGGCCAAGCCTTAAAACAAAGTGGTGTTCAAAGAGACAACTTGTACATTCAATCTAAGGGTGGAATTGTTTCTGGAAAAAGATACGATTTTTCTAAGCAGCATTTAATTGACGCCGTTGATGGATCACTTGAACGTATGGGCGTCGACTATCTGGACTCATTTCTAGTCCATAGACCAGATCCTTTAATGGAACCAGAAGAGGTTGCTCAGGCATTCGATGAATTACAAACAGCTGGTAAAGTTCGTCACTTCGGTGTTTCTAATTTTAATCCTCAACAATATTTGCTACTTCAAGAAGCAGTTAATCAAAGACTTATTATCAACCAGTTGCAATTCAGTATCATGCACTCCGGAATGATTGACTTTGGATTGCACACTAACATGACTGATGCACGTTCAATCAACCATGATGGTGGCCTCTTAGAGTTTTCCAGACGCATGGGTGTAACCGTTCAAGCCTGGTCACCATTCCAATACGGTAACTTTGCTGGAACATTCATCAATAGTGATAAGTTCCCCGACTTGAATAAGAAATTACAAGAGTTAGCCGACAAATATGGCGCAAGTAAAAACGCCATTGCCGCAGCCTGGATTCTCAGACATCCCGCTGATATTCAAGTTATTATCGGAACAATGAATCCTGAACACATCGCTGACAGTGCTAAAGGTGGAGACATCAATTTAACCAAGCAAGAGTGGTATGACATCTACTTCGCCGCTGGCAATGATTTACCTTAA
- a CDS encoding NFACT RNA binding domain-containing protein — MTEETEPSLVNQVTEGMKWQIHHTKKQIESLKKATTRIGNSDELKVKGTLLKSYANQIDLKKGYVILPDYRNPDQKITIYLDVKKSIMENAETYFHQYRRDKRGLETIQQNLQKAQVALQKQLDRQSSFDPNNLEQMEVIKQQLIDEDALKTKVLHSSKAPEPAHPRRFYTTDHVLVEVGKNSDQNDHLTLSAEKDYYWMHVSELAGSHVVIHSSTPSKQTLKEAAMLTAYYSKGRDLKNVEVDVLKVGQLYKPEGAKSGLVLFTGKAKTLTVTPNEQLPQKLIEK, encoded by the coding sequence ATGACCGAAGAAACTGAACCATCTCTGGTAAATCAAGTAACTGAAGGTATGAAATGGCAAATTCATCATACGAAGAAACAAATCGAATCTCTTAAAAAAGCTACAACTAGAATCGGCAATTCTGATGAATTAAAAGTTAAAGGAACCCTCTTAAAATCCTATGCTAATCAAATCGACCTAAAAAAAGGGTACGTTATCCTACCCGACTATCGTAATCCAGATCAAAAAATCACTATCTATTTGGATGTTAAGAAGTCAATTATGGAAAACGCTGAAACGTACTTCCACCAATATCGAAGGGATAAACGTGGCTTAGAAACTATCCAACAGAATTTACAAAAAGCCCAAGTTGCTCTTCAAAAACAGCTTGATAGACAATCTTCTTTTGATCCAAACAATTTGGAACAAATGGAAGTTATCAAACAACAATTAATTGATGAGGATGCTTTGAAAACAAAAGTTTTACATTCTTCAAAAGCTCCAGAACCAGCCCATCCACGACGTTTTTATACAACTGATCACGTCCTAGTAGAGGTTGGTAAAAATAGTGACCAAAATGATCACCTCACTTTGAGCGCTGAAAAAGATTACTATTGGATGCACGTTAGTGAATTAGCTGGCTCACATGTTGTAATTCATAGCAGTACTCCCTCCAAACAGACATTAAAAGAGGCTGCCATGTTAACTGCGTATTATAGCAAAGGACGCGATCTGAAAAACGTTGAGGTTGATGTCTTAAAAGTTGGCCAACTTTACAAACCTGAGGGAGCAAAATCTGGACTTGTCTTGTTCACTGGAAAAGCAAAAACGTTAACTGTCACTCCAAACGAACAATTACCACAAAAACTGATTGAAAAATAA
- a CDS encoding YibE/F family protein, with amino-acid sequence MLYLFATFVVLLLLVTGTRGLTLLFGLGINVISVIALLILIADGFNILVTTVLISVVILIVAIYMNVENGETANTAFQTSMLIMLFILLITIPLEYWASAQGLGAENQDELESFSLAAGISFPRLATAIIVINSLGVISETSVAITSGLNEIVLNKPTLTPKEIFDDGFSVGNKILNTQTNTLLFNFFSATFPLFFLIHSLGYKFTDIINDKLVVAEVLTTLICTIGVILTVPITTYLVYRKASRKLKKIN; translated from the coding sequence ATGCTTTATTTATTCGCAACTTTTGTGGTTCTACTATTACTCGTTACTGGAACTAGAGGGCTTACGTTGCTCTTTGGTTTGGGAATCAATGTTATTTCCGTGATTGCTTTACTGATATTAATTGCTGACGGTTTTAATATTTTGGTCACGACAGTACTCATTTCCGTGGTCATTTTAATCGTGGCAATTTATATGAATGTTGAGAACGGTGAAACAGCTAATACTGCTTTTCAAACGTCGATGTTAATAATGTTGTTTATCTTACTGATTACGATTCCTTTAGAGTATTGGGCAAGTGCTCAAGGATTGGGTGCTGAAAATCAAGATGAGTTAGAGTCATTTTCTTTGGCGGCGGGAATTTCTTTCCCACGATTAGCGACGGCAATCATTGTGATCAATAGTTTAGGTGTCATTTCGGAAACTAGTGTTGCCATAACTAGTGGATTAAACGAAATTGTTTTGAATAAGCCAACTTTGACGCCTAAGGAAATCTTTGATGATGGTTTTTCAGTTGGAAATAAAATTTTGAATACACAGACTAACACGCTTCTATTCAATTTCTTCTCGGCAACATTCCCATTGTTCTTTTTGATTCACTCATTGGGTTATAAGTTTACCGATATTATTAATGATAAATTGGTTGTAGCAGAAGTACTAACGACTTTGATCTGTACGATTGGCGTTATTTTGACCGTGCCAATTACCACTTATCTAGTTTATAGAAAAGCGAGCCGAAAATTGAAGAAAATTAATTAA
- a CDS encoding YibE/F family protein: MKKNIRILVIVGLVVLFATGLSYFDSFLYQDPIVKVEQVDTTNKKTSTDEYKNTDTEITQKVTGNLLNTKNKGKKITFKNTYYKSQLIDNKYRVGQQVILSKSGRSYTAKNIKRDTPLVFTFGLVIFLLYCMKFDRKKLFISVLINAVIYFGYLQIIIGTHNSVLLPLTVITSLLISATALLVILGPSYSMLMAYSSTVISTAAAILLSTFILGMTGYSGMHLELNDFELQPYLSVFLSQVLFGVLGVILDETMDISSSLIEMKKEVSEVTDKTLFKSGINIGRELIGPLINILLFIVIAQNLNIVLLYLSNGNSISYTLNMTLSLGIGQLLISAIGIVLTVPITSFIASKVITRRLK, from the coding sequence ATGAAAAAAAATATACGAATATTAGTGATTGTTGGATTGGTAGTCTTGTTTGCAACAGGATTATCTTACTTTGACAGTTTTTTGTATCAAGATCCGATTGTTAAAGTAGAGCAGGTTGATACGACCAATAAAAAGACATCGACTGATGAATATAAAAATACTGATACTGAGATAACTCAAAAAGTTACTGGTAATTTGCTCAATACGAAGAATAAAGGCAAAAAGATAACTTTTAAAAATACGTACTATAAGTCGCAATTGATCGACAATAAGTATCGTGTTGGGCAGCAAGTAATTCTTTCTAAGAGTGGTAGAAGTTATACTGCTAAAAATATTAAACGTGATACGCCATTGGTATTCACGTTTGGCTTAGTAATATTCTTACTTTATTGCATGAAATTTGATCGAAAGAAATTGTTCATTAGTGTTTTGATCAATGCAGTGATTTATTTTGGATATTTGCAAATAATTATCGGAACGCATAATAGTGTCTTATTGCCGTTAACCGTTATAACGTCGTTATTAATATCTGCAACGGCTCTATTAGTCATTTTAGGACCGTCGTATTCAATGTTAATGGCATACTCGAGTACCGTGATTTCTACGGCTGCAGCTATATTGTTGAGTACTTTTATCTTGGGAATGACGGGTTACAGCGGGATGCATCTGGAACTTAATGACTTTGAATTACAGCCATATCTAAGTGTCTTTTTATCGCAAGTATTGTTTGGAGTTTTGGGAGTCATTTTGGATGAAACCATGGATATATCTTCATCTTTAATTGAAATGAAAAAAGAAGTTTCTGAAGTTACTGATAAAACTTTGTTTAAATCTGGGATCAATATTGGACGAGAATTGATTGGTCCGTTAATCAATATCTTGTTATTCATTGTAATAGCTCAAAATTTAAATATCGTTTTGTTGTATTTGAGTAACGGCAACTCGATTAGTTATACGTTAAATATGACGCTAAGCTTGGGTATTGGTCAATTGTTGATTAGTGCTATTGGAATCGTTTTGACAGTGCCAATAACTAGTTTCATTGCTAGCAAGGTTATAACAAGGAGGTTGAAATAA
- the trpX gene encoding tryptophan ABC transporter substrate-binding protein — translation MKHTRRLYITLVALTAFLVFAFFYTGHTDAKKQNAIPKVGILQLMSHPALDQINKGINDTLKKHGYINGKNIKIEFQNAQNDQSNLRTISKQFVQDNVDVAVGIATPSVQSLKNATSKTPIVMGAVTDPEGAGIISNNKKPGGNITGVSDQAPLKAQLNLMKQVIPNLKTIGIIYTSSDASATSQMKKMKKLASQQGIKVEISSINSVNDIQQVASSLIEKSQTIYVPTDNTVASGMKLLTSIAAKQNKAVFPAATTMVKDGGLATVGLSQYELGEKTGEHVVRILQGKEKTATTPVTFMQKGHLILNEKMAKKLNIQFSNSLIKEAQKKGQIIK, via the coding sequence ATGAAACATACGAGAAGACTTTACATAACCTTAGTTGCTTTAACTGCTTTTTTAGTCTTTGCTTTCTTTTATACCGGACATACCGATGCAAAGAAGCAAAATGCCATTCCTAAAGTAGGAATCTTGCAATTAATGTCGCATCCAGCTTTGGACCAAATCAATAAAGGAATCAACGATACCTTGAAAAAGCACGGCTATATCAATGGCAAAAATATTAAAATTGAGTTTCAAAATGCTCAAAACGACCAAAGTAATCTAAGAACTATCAGTAAGCAGTTTGTGCAAGATAACGTTGACGTAGCAGTAGGAATCGCCACACCATCAGTTCAATCACTTAAAAATGCTACCAGCAAAACACCAATCGTTATGGGGGCGGTAACCGATCCTGAAGGAGCCGGTATTATCTCAAACAATAAAAAACCGGGCGGAAATATTACAGGTGTCTCCGATCAAGCACCATTAAAAGCCCAATTAAATTTAATGAAACAAGTTATTCCAAATTTAAAAACTATCGGTATTATTTATACTTCCAGCGATGCTTCAGCAACTAGTCAAATGAAAAAAATGAAGAAACTGGCTTCACAACAAGGAATTAAGGTAGAGATATCCAGTATTAATTCAGTTAATGACATTCAACAAGTTGCCTCATCGTTGATTGAAAAATCGCAAACTATTTATGTTCCAACTGATAACACTGTAGCCAGCGGTATGAAATTATTGACTTCCATTGCTGCAAAACAAAATAAAGCTGTTTTCCCTGCAGCAACTACCATGGTTAAGGATGGCGGTTTAGCTACGGTTGGTTTGAGTCAATATGAACTCGGAGAAAAAACTGGTGAACATGTAGTTAGAATTCTCCAAGGAAAAGAAAAGACCGCTACTACGCCAGTTACCTTTATGCAAAAAGGGCATCTTATCTTAAATGAAAAAATGGCTAAGAAATTAAATATTCAATTTTCCAACTCACTTATTAAAGAAGCTCAAAAGAAAGGACAAATAATCAAATGA
- a CDS encoding ABC transporter permease encodes MNLIVSTISQGFIWSIMAIGLFITFRILDFPDMTVEGSFPLGAVTAVSLIQQGHSTLLALFMAFVFGCLAGFATAFLYAKLNVPILLAGILTMTAMYSINLRILGKANMSLTKSNNIFNEFGLDKLPTNFNGIILGVIVITIIIFLLIIFLNTEKGQAVIATGDNETMAASLGINTTVMKFIGLMVSNGIVALTGGLIAQQNGFADVNMGIGVIVIGLSAIIIGEVIYPDVPLSIRLITIVIGSIVYRLILMIVLQLGFNTNDLKLISAIILALCLALPTIREQFLKTMRNGVKTK; translated from the coding sequence ATGAATTTAATCGTATCTACTATCAGTCAGGGCTTCATCTGGTCCATAATGGCTATCGGCTTATTTATAACTTTTCGAATCCTAGATTTTCCTGATATGACCGTTGAAGGAAGTTTTCCACTTGGCGCCGTAACAGCAGTAAGTTTGATTCAACAAGGACATTCAACACTTTTAGCGCTTTTCATGGCTTTTGTCTTCGGTTGTTTAGCCGGATTTGCCACAGCTTTTCTTTATGCAAAATTAAACGTACCAATTCTTTTAGCCGGAATTTTAACTATGACCGCTATGTACTCTATCAATTTGAGGATTTTGGGTAAGGCTAATATGTCTTTAACTAAATCCAACAATATTTTCAATGAATTTGGCTTAGACAAATTACCCACTAATTTCAATGGAATCATTCTTGGCGTTATCGTTATAACGATAATTATTTTCTTATTAATCATTTTTCTAAATACCGAAAAAGGCCAAGCCGTTATCGCTACAGGCGACAACGAAACTATGGCCGCATCCCTTGGTATCAATACTACTGTTATGAAGTTTATTGGATTGATGGTCTCAAATGGTATCGTCGCTTTAACCGGAGGATTAATTGCCCAACAGAATGGTTTTGCGGACGTTAACATGGGAATCGGCGTCATCGTTATCGGACTTTCCGCCATTATTATCGGTGAGGTAATCTATCCCGATGTACCACTAAGCATTCGCTTGATTACCATTGTCATTGGTAGTATCGTCTACCGTCTAATTTTGATGATCGTTCTACAATTAGGTTTCAATACCAACGATTTAAAATTGATTTCGGCAATTATTTTGGCACTTTGCCTTGCCCTACCAACTATTCGTGAACAATTCCTAAAAACTATGAGAAACGGGGTCAAGACAAAATGA
- a CDS encoding ABC transporter ATP-binding protein, translating into MKPLLEIKHAVKTIYNDDENLNILNDINLSINPKDFLVVLGTNGAGKSTLMDAITGTNELTSGKILLNGKDITDENLAKRSRNISRVYQDPKSGTAPRMTVAENLLLAKRRGLPRRLYLRHLKENLPEFQKLISNLPTLDNRLNTFTEKLSGGQRQTLSFLMAIIQKPELLLLDEHTAALDPQTSKDLMELTNKVILEKELTCMMITHDLSDAMNYGNRLIVLKKGKIILDLDQSEKDKLKEKDLLQYF; encoded by the coding sequence ATGAAACCATTACTAGAAATTAAACATGCTGTCAAAACTATCTATAATGATGACGAAAATTTGAATATTCTCAATGACATTAATTTATCTATTAATCCTAAAGATTTTCTAGTCGTCTTAGGGACAAATGGAGCTGGTAAATCAACTTTAATGGATGCCATCACTGGAACCAATGAACTAACTTCAGGAAAAATTTTATTGAACGGCAAAGATATTACTGATGAGAATTTGGCTAAACGCAGTCGTAATATCAGTCGCGTCTACCAAGATCCAAAATCGGGGACAGCACCACGAATGACCGTTGCTGAAAATCTACTTTTAGCAAAACGCCGTGGACTACCAAGACGATTGTATTTACGCCACCTAAAGGAAAATCTTCCTGAATTTCAAAAATTAATCTCCAATTTACCTACCTTAGATAATCGTTTGAATACTTTCACTGAGAAACTCTCTGGAGGTCAAAGACAGACATTAAGTTTTCTGATGGCAATCATTCAAAAACCCGAGTTATTGTTATTAGACGAACACACAGCAGCTCTGGACCCTCAGACAAGTAAAGACTTAATGGAATTAACTAATAAAGTTATTTTGGAAAAAGAACTGACCTGCATGATGATCACACACGACCTCTCCGACGCTATGAACTATGGCAATCGCTTGATTGTTTTGAAAAAAGGAAAAATAATTCTTGATCTTGATCAATCCGAAAAAGACAAACTAAAGGAAAAAGATTTACTACAATATTTCTGA
- a CDS encoding amino acid permease, which yields MAKENLSRSLSSRQMQMIALGGTIGVGLFMGSASTIKWTGPSVLLAYGLAGLILYMVMRALGEMLYVDPSTGSFAKYATEYLHPVVGFLTAWSNVFQYLVVGISEVIAVGTYLEFWFPTMPKWIAGVVVVVTLCLANLSSVKAYGELEFWFALIKVLTIIMMIILGFFVIVFGVGNHGHPVGISNLWTHGGFFTGGLKGFIFALSIVVASYQGIEVIGITAGEAENPQENIVKAIRSIVGRILIFYIGAIFVIVAIYPWNKLGTIGSPFVETFAKVGITFAAEIINFVMLTAAMSGCNSGIFSSSRMLYTLGLEKHLPKSFTKLSRHNVPYIPVLTISIGILLGLILNYSLPLLLHTSNNIFVIVYSSSVLPGMVPWFVILFSELRFRKINKEKMKDHPFKMPLFPISNYLAIIALIIILIFMFLNPETTVSLLVGVVFLVVMTLIYFLKEHRKNRRAHV from the coding sequence ATGGCAAAGGAAAATTTAAGTCGTAGTTTATCCTCTCGACAAATGCAAATGATTGCTTTGGGAGGAACTATTGGTGTGGGTCTATTTATGGGGTCCGCTTCAACTATAAAATGGACTGGTCCTTCAGTCTTACTAGCCTATGGATTAGCAGGTTTAATCTTATATATGGTTATGCGTGCTTTAGGAGAGATGCTTTACGTTGATCCATCAACTGGATCGTTTGCCAAGTATGCTACAGAGTATCTTCATCCCGTTGTCGGTTTTTTGACGGCCTGGAGTAACGTCTTCCAATACTTGGTCGTCGGCATCAGTGAGGTTATTGCGGTAGGAACTTATCTGGAATTTTGGTTTCCAACTATGCCCAAGTGGATTGCTGGTGTTGTAGTCGTTGTAACGTTATGCTTAGCCAACCTTTCATCGGTTAAAGCTTACGGAGAATTGGAATTTTGGTTTGCTTTAATCAAAGTCTTAACTATTATCATGATGATTATTTTAGGGTTCTTCGTTATCGTATTTGGAGTTGGTAATCACGGTCATCCTGTCGGTATTAGCAATCTTTGGACACATGGTGGCTTCTTTACCGGCGGTTTGAAAGGATTCATCTTTGCTCTATCAATCGTCGTTGCTTCCTATCAAGGAATTGAAGTCATCGGAATTACTGCTGGGGAAGCTGAAAATCCTCAAGAGAATATTGTCAAAGCCATTCGTTCAATCGTTGGACGTATTTTAATCTTCTATATTGGTGCTATATTTGTTATCGTAGCAATTTATCCTTGGAATAAGCTGGGGACTATCGGATCACCATTTGTTGAAACGTTTGCTAAAGTTGGAATCACTTTTGCTGCTGAAATCATCAATTTTGTCATGTTAACGGCTGCTATGTCTGGTTGCAATTCTGGTATTTTCAGCTCGAGTCGTATGCTTTATACACTAGGATTAGAAAAGCATTTACCTAAATCATTTACGAAATTATCCCGTCATAACGTACCTTATATTCCTGTTTTAACAATATCTATTGGAATTCTTTTAGGTTTGATTTTGAATTATTCACTGCCACTGTTACTGCATACATCTAACAATATTTTTGTCATTGTTTATAGTTCCAGTGTCTTACCTGGTATGGTTCCTTGGTTCGTTATCCTCTTTAGCGAATTACGTTTTAGAAAAATCAACAAAGAAAAAATGAAGGATCATCCTTTCAAAATGCCACTCTTTCCTATTAGTAATTATTTAGCTATTATAGCTTTAATAATTATCTTAATCTTTATGTTCTTAAATCCGGAAACAACTGTTTCTCTATTAGTAGGGGTTGTCTTCTTAGTTGTCATGACCCTCATTTACTTCTTAAAAGAACATCGAAAAAACCGTCGAGCACATGTGTAA
- a CDS encoding nitroreductase family protein — MDETKNLVNNDFKDIMFDRHSYRKFQSDVKIPREEISEMLEETITAPSACNLQSWHFVVCDDEEGKKKAHSVMMPFNYPQTDSSSAVIFVLGDTQSHYKYRDVWNKACENGQISPEERDKVFKTFLPLYEHADRSFLEKDATIDGSMAAMQLLLVARAHGYEANPMSGYDFGKIASTFGLDSERFIPVTAVAIGKPEGDYTKSVRYNVKDVTDFM, encoded by the coding sequence ATGGATGAAACAAAGAATTTAGTTAATAATGATTTTAAAGATATTATGTTCGATCGCCATTCATATAGAAAGTTTCAAAGTGATGTAAAGATTCCTCGTGAGGAAATCTCAGAAATGCTCGAAGAGACAATCACAGCTCCTTCAGCTTGCAACCTCCAGTCATGGCATTTCGTCGTTTGTGACGATGAAGAAGGGAAGAAGAAAGCACATTCAGTTATGATGCCCTTCAATTACCCACAGACTGATAGTAGTTCAGCTGTTATTTTCGTTTTAGGTGATACACAATCACATTACAAGTATCGTGATGTTTGGAATAAGGCTTGTGAGAATGGTCAAATTAGTCCCGAGGAACGTGACAAAGTCTTTAAGACGTTCTTGCCATTGTACGAACACGCTGATAGAAGTTTCCTTGAAAAAGACGCTACAATCGACGGCAGTATGGCCGCAATGCAATTATTACTAGTTGCACGTGCTCACGGTTATGAAGCAAATCCAATGTCAGGTTATGATTTCGGTAAAATTGCTTCAACCTTTGGTTTGGATAGTGAAAGATTTATTCCAGTTACAGCCGTTGCTATTGGTAAACCAGAAGGTGACTATACTAAGTCAGTTCGTTATAACGTTAAAGATGTTACTGATTTTATGTAA